A stretch of Desulfurivibrio alkaliphilus AHT 2 DNA encodes these proteins:
- a CDS encoding peptidyl-prolyl cis-trans isomerase, whose amino-acid sequence MPRFLMLLVLATLLAPLADPAAARGLQPKPETPLVTIDGTVYTVADFRPWWREWREAETPLPTTLDPFVEWHLQAHEAQRMELYREATFQRRVEVFRRVRSLMRLKAEEVDQRIELTDDRLYQLYLEQHTPVLQVRNFFFHTEEQATAAAAELQEGHRTADELATLPTDAGGPDHSGERRLHLPRKPADWQQALAGAVPGDVVGPLPGTHGAIVLQIIAAVESTSADLEPHRAGLERDLRRREEQRLTSELVARLRAKFAVEINHELLARLSPEPPGEELADLVLIDNNQEPITVAQFWAVLGREQEFRRRHQFAAEEFERLKQRVVNGIIAQTLISWEADARDYHRREPLAPIYQFYRQHRLIQELDARLIQPRTVVEEAEIEDYYQRHPELFTRPEELSFMLFTGPAELVDDLRREIVGGRDFTAAISRHSPGGAPRQRLAVTELDPAVAAVAAELAPGEVSRLFPLHNHYALLRLSGRHPGRLQPLAAVREEIRQTLQEQKEQEVRAELINRLRQHAAIEINQPAWQRLRRELESHEKNSN is encoded by the coding sequence ATGCCCCGATTCCTGATGCTCCTGGTGCTGGCGACCCTGCTGGCACCGCTCGCCGATCCGGCGGCGGCCCGCGGTTTGCAGCCGAAGCCGGAGACCCCGCTGGTCACCATCGACGGCACCGTGTATACGGTGGCCGATTTCCGGCCTTGGTGGCGGGAATGGCGGGAAGCGGAGACCCCGCTGCCGACCACCCTCGACCCCTTCGTGGAATGGCACCTGCAAGCCCACGAGGCGCAACGGATGGAGCTCTATCGGGAAGCCACCTTCCAGCGCCGGGTGGAGGTCTTTCGCCGGGTCCGCTCTTTGATGCGTTTGAAGGCGGAAGAGGTGGACCAGCGCATCGAACTGACGGATGACAGGCTATACCAACTCTACCTGGAACAGCACACCCCGGTCCTCCAGGTACGCAACTTCTTTTTCCATACTGAAGAGCAGGCCACCGCCGCGGCCGCCGAGCTGCAGGAGGGGCACCGCACGGCGGACGAGCTGGCGACACTGCCAACGGACGCAGGTGGTCCCGACCACAGCGGGGAGCGCCGCTTGCACCTGCCCCGCAAGCCGGCGGATTGGCAGCAGGCCCTGGCCGGCGCCGTCCCGGGGGATGTGGTCGGGCCGCTGCCGGGAACCCATGGCGCCATCGTTTTACAGATTATCGCCGCGGTGGAAAGCACCAGCGCCGATCTGGAGCCGCACCGCGCCGGCCTGGAACGGGATCTGCGGCGCCGTGAGGAGCAACGGCTGACCAGCGAACTGGTGGCACGGTTGCGAGCCAAATTCGCCGTGGAGATCAACCACGAACTGCTGGCCCGGCTCAGCCCGGAACCACCGGGGGAGGAATTGGCCGACCTGGTGCTGATTGACAACAACCAGGAACCGATCACCGTTGCTCAATTCTGGGCCGTCTTGGGCCGCGAGCAGGAATTTCGCCGCCGCCACCAGTTTGCCGCAGAGGAGTTCGAGCGCCTGAAACAAAGGGTGGTCAACGGGATCATCGCCCAGACTCTGATCTCCTGGGAGGCCGACGCCCGCGATTACCACCGGCGTGAGCCGCTGGCCCCGATTTACCAGTTTTACCGCCAGCACCGGCTGATCCAGGAGTTGGACGCCCGCCTGATTCAGCCCCGAACCGTGGTGGAGGAGGCGGAGATCGAGGATTACTACCAGCGGCACCCCGAACTTTTCACCCGGCCGGAGGAGCTCAGCTTCATGCTCTTTACCGGCCCGGCGGAACTGGTCGACGACCTGCGCCGGGAGATTGTCGGCGGCCGCGATTTCACCGCCGCCATCAGCCGGCACAGTCCCGGCGGGGCGCCGCGGCAGCGACTGGCGGTGACCGAACTCGATCCGGCTGTCGCCGCGGTGGCGGCGGAACTGGCGCCGGGCGAGGTCAGCCGCCTCTTTCCCCTGCATAATCATTACGCCCTGCTGCGACTGAGCGGCCGCCATCCCGGCCGACTCCAGCCGTTGGCGGCGGTCCGGGAGGAAATCCGGCAGACCTTGCAGGAACAAAAAGAACAGGAGGTCAGGGCGGAACTGATCAACCGGCTGCGGCAGCATGCCGCCATCGAAATCAATCAACCGGCCTGGCAACGCCTGCGCCGGGAGTTGGAGAGCCATGAAAAGAACAGCAATTAA